From the genome of Rhodobacteraceae bacterium Araon29, one region includes:
- the odhB gene encoding 2-oxoglutarate dehydrogenase complex dihydrolipoyllysine-residue succinyltransferase gives MTTEIRVPTLGESVTEATVATWFKAPGDNVAVDEMLCELETDKVTVEVPSSVAGTLAEIIAAEGSTVGVGALLAVISDGASAAPTAAQPAAPIAEAPANDQPAASTGSLDVLVPTLGESVTEATVTTWFKAVGDAVVQDEMLCELETDKVSVEVPAPSAGVLSEILAAEGSTVAANAKLAVLAASGTATAAAPAAAGGEPKAKAASAADIEDAPAAKKAMAEAGIGRDKVTGTGRDGRVMKSDVAQAVAATAAPAAADAAPAAPRAPVAADDAAREERVKMTRLRQTIARRLKDSQNTAAMLTTYNEVDMGAVMEMRNTYKDQFLKKHGVKLGFMSFFTKACCHALNEVPEVNAEIDGTDIVYKNFVHMGIAAGTPTGLVVPVIRNADAMSFAEIEQAIAEKGARARDGKLSMAEMQGGTFTISNGGVYGSLMSSPILNPPQSGILGMHKIQDRPMAINGEVVIRPMMYLALSYDHRIVDGKGAVTFLVRVKEALEDPRRLLMDL, from the coding sequence ATGACAACCGAAATTCGTGTTCCAACCCTTGGCGAATCCGTAACTGAAGCCACCGTAGCCACCTGGTTCAAAGCCCCGGGCGACAACGTCGCCGTGGATGAAATGCTCTGCGAGCTTGAGACCGATAAAGTCACGGTCGAGGTTCCAAGCTCGGTTGCGGGCACACTGGCCGAAATTATCGCCGCCGAAGGCAGCACCGTGGGGGTCGGTGCCTTGCTTGCTGTGATCAGCGATGGCGCAAGCGCCGCACCGACCGCTGCACAACCAGCCGCACCGATCGCCGAAGCCCCCGCAAATGACCAACCAGCAGCCTCAACCGGCAGCCTCGATGTTCTGGTGCCGACCTTGGGCGAAAGCGTCACTGAGGCAACCGTCACCACATGGTTCAAGGCCGTTGGCGATGCTGTTGTCCAAGATGAAATGCTTTGCGAGTTGGAAACCGATAAGGTCAGCGTTGAAGTGCCCGCCCCTTCTGCGGGCGTTCTGAGCGAAATTCTGGCCGCCGAAGGCAGCACTGTGGCCGCCAATGCAAAACTGGCCGTTCTTGCTGCCAGCGGCACTGCCACTGCCGCAGCGCCGGCTGCCGCCGGTGGTGAGCCAAAGGCCAAAGCCGCAAGCGCTGCAGATATAGAAGATGCGCCCGCAGCCAAAAAAGCCATGGCCGAAGCCGGTATTGGCCGTGATAAGGTGACCGGTACGGGCCGCGACGGCCGAGTGATGAAAAGCGACGTGGCTCAGGCCGTTGCCGCAACGGCCGCGCCAGCTGCGGCGGACGCCGCGCCAGCAGCGCCGCGTGCACCCGTGGCCGCAGATGATGCAGCCCGCGAAGAGCGCGTAAAAATGACCCGCTTGCGGCAAACCATCGCCCGCCGCCTCAAAGACAGTCAAAACACTGCCGCCATGCTCACCACCTATAATGAGGTGGACATGGGCGCAGTGATGGAAATGCGCAACACCTACAAAGATCAGTTTTTGAAAAAACACGGTGTCAAGCTGGGCTTCATGTCGTTTTTCACCAAAGCCTGTTGCCACGCCCTAAACGAAGTGCCTGAGGTCAACGCCGAAATCGATGGCACGGATATCGTCTATAAAAACTTTGTCCATATGGGCATCGCCGCAGGCACGCCAACAGGCCTCGTGGTGCCCGTGATCCGCAATGCCGATGCAATGTCGTTTGCCGAAATTGAACAGGCGATAGCCGAAAAAGGCGCCCGCGCCCGCGATGGCAAACTTTCCATGGCCGAAATGCAGGGCGGAACTTTCACCATCTCGAACGGCGGCGTTTACGGATCGCTAATGTCTTCGCCAATCCTGAACCCGCCGCAATCGGGTATTTTGGGCATGCATAAAATTCAGGACCGCCCGATGGCGATCAACGGCGAAGTGGTAATCCGGCCAATGATGTATCTAGCGCTCAGCTACGACCACAGAATTGTGGATGGCAAAGGCGCTGTGACCTTTTTGGTGCGGGTCAAAGAGGCCCTCGAAGACCCCCGCCGCCTGCTGATGGACCTGTGA